One genomic window of Bactrocera dorsalis isolate Fly_Bdor chromosome 4, ASM2337382v1, whole genome shotgun sequence includes the following:
- the LOC105224245 gene encoding serine/arginine repetitive matrix protein 5, translating into MKFAKLYLVPALLLIAAVWLEIVATEYDAVYEGLLGRVVTPDFINQLTGSNGQTSNSNCGSKPIVEEVPIDGSEYVYTDYPEEATDEDKELTVSTGVDSSTPTRRTQDYDYYSSPVSSIGRNVEHNTANAISMARNQQTNRVRRRNPSRRRKQQRRRSPSRRRTQQRRRRQKRRRRPSAQRRRRPSAQKRKRPNRNNSKDRRRRRRGGQRKQHRRVIVRRRQANKRRNDERVERPQL; encoded by the exons ATGAAGTTCGCAAAGTTATATTTAGTGCCAGCATTGCTGCTAATAGCAGCTGTGTGGCTGGAAATTGTCG CTACTGAGTACGATGCGGTCTACGAAGGCTTGTTGGGTCGCGTTGTTACACCTGATTTCATTAACCAATTAACGGGATCAAACGGACAAACAAGCAACTCCAATTGCGGGTCTAAGCCCATAGTTGAGGAAGTACCAATTGATGGGAGCGAATATGTTTACACAGACTATCCAGAAGAAGCAACTGATGAGGATAAAGAACTTACCGTATCAACGGGTGTCGATAGTTCCACTCCTACAAGGAGAACACAGGATTATGATTACTATTCGTCACCTGTGAGTTCAATTGGTCGCAATGTTGAGCATAACACCGCAAACGCCATTTCCATGGCGCGAAACCAACAAACGAATCGTGTACGACGACGTAATCCCTCACGACGTCGTAAACAGCAACGTCGACGTAGTCCCTCACGACGTCGTACACAGCAACGCCGACGTCGGCAAAAGCGACGCAGACGTCCATCAGCACAAAGGCGTAGACGTCCATCGGCACAAAAGCGGAAACGACCAAATCGTAACAACTCAAAAGATCGTCGCAGGCGACGACGTGGAGGACAACGCAAACAGCACCGCCGAGTAATCGTGCGCAGACGTCAGGCGAACAAACGACGTAATGATGAAAGAGTTGAACGTCCTCAATtataa